From Ostrinia nubilalis chromosome 25, ilOstNubi1.1, whole genome shotgun sequence, a single genomic window includes:
- the LOC135084268 gene encoding uncharacterized protein LOC135084268 isoform X2 translates to MLQPRLFGSASDRMGGKRNCVGAWSLVFVAVFLATVTCQDVNNDELIEATRIKREGVPENRAFNTNAIVYDNTPWRPGRDMPVDEKPSSEEDERRLKNLATKVMSNGVEVLVKDKNPDGKLDQRKLKLMHLPSPSYHHVSSSSPPKQTLLSSAVATVVNRQQISALFPLHQLMQHNYIIKTCMTTYTYLTTVVQNKRSAISTFETIVSVVTTESLTNLYASDILAELKPTKTKYMEVKTIQSSVPSSMFINNFPKIDKRIDNEDLDNFDLIQPSEVGHAPCTTTSCSCSHTKTEGLKTKYTQIDASAPSKYGLKTSKYGSTKFDLRPTHKETLDKKTKYGPYEYESNQQAPTDKIVEKYTEVINDYSDEKDTSSVEESELLTNEQAPNPPKNKVSNNKNPEKTKPEKPQKPNKNKFVVADLLKLGSLGIKSLSQLAPVIEKMTGGFIKRQDTNKTTSTTTTTVKPAVKLTAYNVNKRVDTDVEMKPNNFPIYIPVDELETSESQMIFTNATLHQNLAWAAEHKQPKAHIVPPKIVHESPLVNGGIPISPGEIITANSDVIVGKPAVGGPLTLAASGIKLQNPVSPPIDSFVAGNEEYLIRDKAPYNEQSLLATKVDDSFDLRPPQLPKVKSKPNRMPRPTQPPHVHQNLLSPNHAPHRNPSTNVPQNDVLMKTEHIKNTNTILGNHGRPAFLDYIPSLGNPTPSSIKHHVDFSTLNEDEEIPDNNPSSSEIINTRIRTDGDYGINSNTDSSKPFLVDIQPSRVANVLIPHGSSTALVFAGSSEPHKTGDYVDDPLPYPEPGYFGSFSIDAPQMTNVHNVAPSNNKQFLPTPEIQSPMNSYKPSSPQYKDQPPRNDLKIKWKETKRPYEFKIPPPTSNQETHVQVGPQITAYNPDIYRHNDGNFEKYNHVRGGDKPKNGKDVIDKEYENYLAVPPPPPPKMHFNSESMYEKNKPHLQRPVVHTKPVQDMKLFLNIQHPVPVTPKHEQLPPKVTSEIYFASQSPNNKPSPTYTIHIPPAQGSHYSGNSYDSSKNVQVNKNPNPSHNSFSVYPSPNVANKSILTNEIHDKDNTYTVTLNTATNVASNVGDSGQVIGSSVPVPVGVSTNVGQMNTDIPIGTNFAIRVEDGPSPFESYDLHEKPSPAVIYNDRPHSHIEVTVGDNRWNKSTTHDTDSKYYSTVQNINVHKPAPPRNPPKKIENQSIPPSLNSHANFPMVNEFTTPNSVNEDVKPVTEYIDDIKISSQQRPAKLIPNIPTNSHGWYSSGLINENTLSNINNIKVEATTRKVIPVSQDYNKDSIPDFGQKISSVGKPPSEFWPQNGAPALVSFNLGKPFSKPSTERPQYVDIPSRTTKPFSINNYNPTYISNFDSVRQPAYDIPVRDNSDETTTAKTVRVSTERPKPVYENSEEIYDGEEETESHSEADGEVSLESMKIPVVSSSSEIETNAKSSTEITLLQDEVLNSQKDNSNKNVGFVQFNPGTQTEKPFGTFNKSKPFQSNTIKPIYENPHYQSQKPRPFTINSATTLDHQLQQPHWQINQLMENSTNMSYEENLELNLGEELSTAASSTKRPPSTQRIPPYRHTPPESKYKRPPRPIFSRPNNVSAVNDTNSNIITSTVHIKNKKPLIVEKGTERPLSPTYTITSTSDFNRSSSEIIDLSPPPPTMDYNFKPSTNDEMIMGMSPPPPMTPPAIRPPTRAPVTPRPIPVRTPPQYRPTKPPRTMPPRIPMTQRPLRKPINRDEVSTYRPSYDILKNMHRPSIIRDQPSSQLLPPPREIPSRVVNTVNEIPVPTASLASVPNLVFPTPISSGWLTSSGIDFSSSFNFGPTPIQFPEVIEPSRAPEVINEPSSSENSYSYETESSSEHVEVTSSEKPVTEDRVFTTTKESSVESITQKVTSSNEENISDSVANESSQEDQTTDRMKVVPIVNNYRNRTRKPYPVRNEDRKTSTSKYRLPKPTSIITPTRTFSRPEILYPTRHTSIRKIVRPIPSRSSPEPVVDIEPTHIIESSKTFIDEHIIKPTTVLEDSVLPSVSLLGSSSLGDRPISSIVTPSLDDVPVNVKPTHHAGNEVKISDEAVPTKTEFRTAVITLTKTLSESPKTISSINYVNLTHTLTVTHTETSLVSQSEGAITQTLVLTNTHTSTIVDVVTETHTQVQPTTIIETVTKHIPIVQVTPTSVKEAPAKTQIPLDDISMSYEDNDNLIIKDKDTTENIIQKIESESEGDNDTFFVVMNKSQNGGQAPPVNTEIELGDYDGVTRNEQVNSNGVSQVLFGDIFLAGTPYLETKNVVDTPGVAYGKECQPDCKASRNERCQRIDGIMKCVCRPGFARMFPDRPCKPTYTYSVKLALGSQGNERLKFHENLSDNSSKQYHALAMATHEGINRMVMQSDLRDVYHGVHITGFHPVQIKEDDGKMYQGVMNDFYVQLSDNAHESRLKEVIEKYLRNNNYSLGGTDVHAASDLVDRLDVSDFDECTSGQFHDCSEHAQCFNLRGTYTCSCLEGFADLSVNTLYPGRICSAEPVGCERCNYHGACYSRDDRRVLCECFQWYAGSSCQINLKVVLISLVVAGALLSVVLAACAVVACSRPRRQPRSIVACIQSMPSLHQGAMPSKQRADRRALISERPESGDASSVQNASLPYMPTKRGSGKKCVMSEPPAHEAPPPPAPAVMIPRARLHPHHQDSRENISKKLSLELSSEAKLISYLESGAVNNDDEMRRKHSMESSYSANKDRHNKQGALVSAGFKVSTTIRPDEAINIKEDRDDLSSVHKADLEADLARFDSLRKSYSQEDISEWTDAERRIGELTLSEARSIGGTLPASTGRAASSTRLTHQEANTMAERDLGSTFLLPHVHLYKPDLTSDVSEFDSL, encoded by the exons CCTTCAACACAAACGCTATAGTCTATGATAACACCCCGTGGAGACCAGGGAGGGACATGCCGGTAGATGAGAAGCCAAGTTCTGAAGAAGATGAGCGGAGACTCAAGAACTTGGCAACGAAGGTCATGTCCAATGGAGTGGAAGTGCTGGTTAAGGATAAAAACCCTGACGGAAAACTGGACCAG CGAAAACTTAAGCTCATGCACCTTCCTTCACCATCGTATCACCACGTCAGCTCATCATCACCACCCAAACAGACATTGCTATCGTCTGCTGTAGCGACAGTTGTCAACCGACAACAAATAAGCGCACTCTTCCCACTGCACCAGCTTATGCAGCATAACTATATCATCAAGACTTGCATGACCACATACACGTATCTGACCACAGTGGTCCAGAACAAAAGAAGTGCTATATCTACATTCGAAACGATAGTGTCAGTTGTAACCACAGAATCTCTGACGAATTTGTACGCATCAGACATTTTAGCTGAGCTTAAGCCAACAAAA ACCAAATACATGGAGGTGAAAACAATCCAGTCATCGGTCCCCAGCAGTATGTTCATAAATAACTTCCCTAAAATCGATAAAAGGATAGATAATGAGGACCTTGACAACTTCGATTTGATACAACCCTCAGAGGTCGGCCATGCTCCTTGCACGACCACCTCATGCTCATGCAGTCATACCAAAACTGAAGGACTCAAAACGAAATACACTCAAATCGATGCTTCAGCACCCTCAAAATACGGACTTAAGACTTCAAAGTATGGATCAACGAAGTTCGACTTAAGACCCACCCATAAAGAAACTTTGGACAAGAAAACTAAATACGGTCCGTATGAATACGAAAGTAATCAGCAAGCGCCTACTGATAAAATTGTAGAGAAATACACTGAAGTTATTAATGACTACTCGGATGAGAAAGACACAAGTTCCGTAGAAGAAAGCGAACTATTAACAAACGAGCAGGCACCAAATCCGCCGAAAAACAAAGTGTCTAATAACAAGAACCCAGAGAAAACTAAGCCTGAAAAACCacaaaaacccaataaaaacaaattcgTTGTAGCAGATCTTCTGAAACTTGGGAGCTTAGGAATCAAAAGCCTGTCACAGTTAGCGCCTGTCATCGAAAAAATGACTGGTGGTTTCATAAAGCGACAAGACACTAACAAAACAACCTCAACCACAACAACCACTGTAAAACCAGCTGTAAAACTTACCGCATACAATGTTAACAAACGAGTCGACACTGACGTTGAGATGAAACCTAATAACTTTCCCATTTACATTCCTGTTGATGAGCTAGAAACGTCTGAGTCGCAGATGATCTTCACAAATGCTACTTTGCATCAGAATCTGGCGTGGGCAGCTGAACACAAGCAACCTAAAGCCCACATAGTCCCACCTAAAATAGTTCACGAAAGTCCACTTGTCAACGGCGGCATACCTATTAGTCCCGGTGAAATAATCACGGCCAACTCAGATGTCATAGTCGGAAAGCCAGCCGTGGGCGGGCCATTAACCTTGGCCGCGAGTGGAATCAAGTTACAAAACCCGGTGAGCCCACCTATCGACAGTTTTGTTGCTGGCAATGAGGAGTACTTGATCAGAGACAAAGCTCCTTACAACGAGCAGTCTTTATTAGCCACTAAAGTCGACGACTCGTTTGATCTAAGGCCACCGCAATTACCGAAGGTAAAATCCAAACCAAATAGAATGCCGAGACCCACTCAACCTCCACATGTTCATCAAAATCTCTTGTCACCCAATCATGCACCTCACCGGAATCCTTCAACAAATGTACCGCAAAATGACGTTTTGATGAAAACAGAacacataaaaaatacaaacacaATTTTAGGTAATCATGGTCGGCCAGCTTTCCTAGATTACATTCCTTCTCTAGGAAACCCTACACCTTCTTCTATAAAACATCACGTCGACTTTTCAACTTTGAATGAAGATGAAGAGATTCCAGATAATAACCCAAGTTCGTCTGAAATCATTAACACTAGAATAAGAACTGACGGTGATTACGGCATTAATAGTAATACTGATTCAAGTAAGCCGTTCTTAGTTGACATTCAGCCTTCACGAGTTGCCAACGTTTTGATACCTCATGGAAGTTCCACGGCCTTAGTATTTGCTGGCTCATCGGAACCACATAAGACTGGAGATTATGTAGATGATCCATTACCTTATCCAGAGCCTGGATACTTCGGCAGCTTCAGTATAGACGCACCACAGATGACAAACGTGCATAATGTGGCTCCAAGTAATAACAAACAGTTCTTGCCAACGCCTGAAATTCAATCACCTATGAATTCTTACAAGCCTTCGTCACCACAGTACAAAGATCAGCCACCCAGAAAtgatttgaaaattaaatgGAAAGAAACAAAACGCCCGTATGAATTTAAAATTCCACCACCTACTAGTAACCAAGAAACACACGTGCAAGTTGGTCCTCAAATAACCGCGTATAATCCAGATATCTATCGTCATAATGACGGAAACTTTGAGAAATACAATCATGTAAGGGGTGGCGACAAACCAAAGAATGGTAAAGACGTCATTGACAAAGAATACGAAAACTATTTAGCTGTGCCACCGCCTCCACCTCCAAAGATGCATTTCAATTCTGAATCTATGTACGAGAAAAATAAACCTCATCTGCAAAGGCCGGTTGTCCACACAAAACCGGTGCAAGATATGAAACTATTCTTGAACATTCAACACCCTGTGCCTGTCACGCCCAAACATGAACAGTTGCCTCCGAAAGTCACATCTGAGATCTATTTCGCTTCACAGTCTCCTAATAATAAACCGTCTCCGACATACACTATTCATATTCCGCCAGCACAAGGCTCTCACTATTCTGGAAATTCTTATGACTCGTCAAAGAATgtgcaagtaaataaaaaccCCAATCCTAGTCATAATTCATTCTCAGTATACCCATCTCCAAATGTCGCAAATAAGTCAATACTAACCAATGAAATACACGATAAAGATAATACGTATACCGTCACTTTAAATACTGCCACAAATGTCGCTAGCAACGTAGGCGACAGTGGCCAAGTAATAGGCTCGAGTGTACCTGTTCCTGTTGGTGTTTCAACAAACGTTGGCCAAATGAATACAGACATCCCTATTGGCACAAACTTCGCTATTAGAGTGGAAGACGGCCCTTCACCTTTTGAAAGTTACGATCTACATGAAAAGCCAAGCCCTGCAGTCATATACAATGATCGTCCTCATTCTCATATTGAAGTCACAGTTGGAGACAACAGATGGAATAAAAGTACAACTCATGATACTGACTCAAAATATTACTCAACTGTACAGAATATTAATGTGCATAAGCCAGCGCCACCCAGAAATCCTCCTAAGAAGATTGAAAACCAGTCAATACCACCTTCTTTGAACAGTCACGCTAATTTCCCAATGGTAAATGAATTCACAACACCAAATAGTGTAAATGAGGATGTTAAACCTGTGACGGAGTACATAgatgatataaaaataagtagtcAACAAAGGCCAGCCAAATTAATTCCAAATATACCTACTAATTCCCACGGTTGGTATTCTAGTGGTCTAATAAATGAGAATACTTTAAGTAACATTAACAATATCAAAGTCGAAGCAACAACACGAAAAGTTATACCAGTATCACAAGATTACAATAAAGATAGTATTCCCGACTTCGGACAGAAAATTTCTAGTGTTGGTAAACCTCCTTCAGAATTTTGGCCACAAAATGGAGCACCAGCTCTGGTAAGCTTTAATCTTGGAAAACCATTCTCAAAACCTTCAACTGAAAGACCACAGTATGTGGATATTCCTTCTAGAACAACAAAGCCGTTCAGTATTAATAATTACAACCCAACTTATATATCAAACTTTGATTCTGTAAGACAACCGGCTTATGACATACCAGTAAGAGACAATAGTGACGAAACAACTACAGCTAAGACTGTTAGAGTTTCAACTGAAAGACCAAAGCCAGTTTATGAAAACTCAGAAGAAATATACGACGGCGAGGAAGAGACTGAATCACATAGCGAAGCTGACGGTGAAGTTAGTTTGGAATCAATGAAGATACCTGTCGTTAGCTCTTCTAGTGAAATAGAAACTAATGCAAAATCATCTACAGAAATCACACTCCTTCAAGATGAAGTACTTAATTCCCAAAAAGATAACTCAAACAAAAATGTCGGATTCGTACAGTTTAACCCTGGCACGCAAACTGAAAAACCTTTTGGAACATTTAATAAATCGAAACCCTTCCAATCAAATACTATTAAACCAATTTACGAAAATCCTCACTATCAAAGTCAAAAACCACGGCCGTTTACAATCAACAGTGCTACAACATTGGATCACCAATTGCAACAGCCTCACTGGCAGATAAATCAACTGATGGAAAACTCTACGAATATGTCGTATGAAGAAAACCTTGAATTGAATTTAGGTGAAGAATTAAGCACTGCAGCGTCTTCAACAAAACGACCGCCTTCGACGCAGAGGATTCCACCTTATAGGCACACACCACCTGAATCAAAATACAAACGACCACCAAGACCTATTTTCTCAAGACCGAACAATGTGTCAGCAGTAAATGACACAAATTCAAACATAATAACATCTACCGTTCACATTAAAAACAAGAAACCTCTAATAGTGGAAAAGGGTACCGAAAGGCCTCTATCACCGACATACACAATAACAAGTACTTCAGACTTCAATAGATCATCCAGTGAAATAATTGACTTGTCTCCTCCTCCACCAACGATGGATTATAACTTCAAGCCATCGACCAATGATGAGATGATAATGGGTATGAGTCCACCACCGCCTATGACTCCACCAGCCATAAGACCTCCTACCAGAGCTCCAGTTACTCCCCGTCCTATTCCTGTCAGAACACCTCCACAATACAGACCGACAAAGCCTCCACGAACAATGCCTCCTAGAATACCAATGACACAAAGACCATTAAGAAAACCCATCAACAGAGATGAAGTATCTACGTACCGACCTAGCTATGACATTTTGAAAAATATGCATCGACCATCTATTATTCGTGATCAACCTTCTTCTCAACTACTTCCTCCTCCACGAGAGATACCTTCCAGAGTTGTCAACACTGTAAATGAAATCCCTGTACCTACAGCTAGTCTAGCTTCAGTGCCAAACCTAGTTTTCCCAACGCCGATATCATCTGGTTGGCTAACATCATCTGGAATAGATTTCTCGTCTAGTTTCAACTTTGGTCCTACTCCGATTCAGTTCCCTGAAGTTATCGAACCATCTAGAGCTCCTGAGGTTATAAACGAACCTTCATCATCAGAGAATTCATATTCATATGAAACTGAATCATCATCAGAACACGTCGAAGTTACAAGTTCTGAAAAACCTGTGACCGAAGATAGAGTATTTACAACAACGAAAGAATCAAGCGTAGAATCTATTACACAAAAGGTTACTTCAAGTAACGAGGAAAATATTAGCGATTCTGTAGCCAATGAGTCTAGTCAGGAAGATCAAACCACCGATCGAATGAAAGTAGTCCCGATCGTTAACAATTATAGAAATAGGACTCGAAAACCATACCCAGTTCGTAATGAGGACAGAAAAACTTCAACTAGCAAATATAGACTACCGAAACCAACGTCAATAATAACGCCTACTAGGACATTCAGTCGTCCAGAAATCTTGTATCCAACTAGGCATACTTCGATACGTAAAATAGTAAGACCAATACCTTCGCGATCATCCCCTGAACCAGTTGTAGATATTGAACCAACACACATTATAGAAAGCTCTAAAACATTCATAGACGAACATATTATAAAACCAACGACAGTGCTGGAAGACTCTGTATTGCCTAGTGTATCATTGCTTGGCAGCAGTAGTCTAGGGGATCGCCCAATATCAAGTATAGTTACACCAAGCTTAGACGATGTGCCAGTAAACGTTAAACCCACTCACCACGCTGGTAATGAAGTTAAAATATCTGACGAAGCAGTACCGACTAAGACTGAGTTTAGGACTGCAGTGATTACTTTGACTAAGACGCTATCTGAGTCACCAAAGACGATTTCAAGCATAAATTACGTAAACTTGACTCACACTTTGACAGTAACGCATACAGAAACAAGTCTTGTCAGTCAATCAGAAGGAGCTATTACACAAACATTAGTGCTTACTAACACACACACGTCTACGATAGTTGATGTTGTGACAGAAACTCACACGCAGGTTCAGCCAACGACTATTATAGAGACCGTGACGAAACACATTCCCATTGTCCAAGTTACTCCTACATCAGTGAAAGAAGCACCGGCTAAGACTCAAATACCTTTGGACGACATTTCTATGTCCTACGAAGATAATGACAATCTCATCATTAAAGACAAGGATACAACAGAAAACATTATTCAGAAGATTGAATCTGAAAGCGAAGGGGACAACGACACCTTCTTTGTTGTGATGAATAAGTCACAAAATGGTGGGCAAGCGCCTCCGGTAAATACTGAAATTGAGCTGGGAGATTACGATGGAGTGACCAGAAATGAGCAAGTTAACAGTAACGGCGTCTCGCAAGTTCTATTCGGTGATATCTTTTTGGCTGGAACTCCTTATTTGGAGACCAAAAACGTTGTTGATACTCCAG GTGTAGCTTATGGTAAGGAATGTCAGCCAGACTGCAAGGCGTCTCGCAATGAGCGTTGCCAGAGAATAGATGGAATTATGAAGTGTGTATGCCGACCAGGTTTTGCTAGAATGTTCCCGGATAGACCATGTAAAC CAACATACACCTACTCAGTGAAACTGGCCCTCGGTTCCCAAGGGAATGAGCGTCTCAAATTCCACGAGAATCTCTCCGACAACTCCAGCAAGCAGTACCATGCTCTGGCTATGGCCACCCATGAGGGTATCAACAGGATGGTCATGCAATCAGACCTCAGAGACGTGTACCATGGGGTTCACATCACAGGTTTCCATCCAGTGCAGATCAAGGAAGACGATGGAAAAATGTACCAAGGCGTGATGAACGACTTCTATGTACAG CTTTCCGATAATGCTCACGAAAGCCGTCTGAAGGAGGTCATCGAGAAGTACCTGCGAAACAACAACTACAGCCTAGGAGGGACCGACGTCCACGCTGCCTCTGACCTGGTGGACAGACTGGATGTCAGTG ACTTCGACGAGTGCACCAGCGGGCAGTTCCACGACTGTTCCGAGCATGCGCAGTGCTTCAACCTGCGCGGGACCTACACCTGCAGCTGTCTCGAAGGCTTCGCTGATCTCAGCGTCAACACTTTGTACCCTGGAAGGATCTGTTCTG CCGAGCCGGTGGGCTGCGAGCGCTGCAACTACCACGGCGCGTGCTACTCGCGCGACGACCGCCGCGTGCTGTGCGAGTGCTTCCAGTGGTATGCCGGCAGCTCGTGCCAGATCAACCTCAAGG TGGTGCTGATCTCCCTGGTGGTAGCGGGAGCCTTGCTATCAGTGGTGCTGGCAGCGTGTGCAGTGGTAGCGTGCAGTCGCCCGCGCAGGCAGCCGCGCTCCATCGTCGCTTGTATACAGAGCATGCCGAGTTTGCACCAG GGAGCCATGCCATCAAAACAAAGAGCAGATAGAAGAGCCCTGATCAGCGAGAGGCCGGAGTCTGGTGACGCGTCTAGCGTTCAGAATGCGTCTCTACCCTACATGCCCACAAAG CGAGGGTCAGGCAAGAAGTGCGTGATGTCCGAGCCGCCCGCGCACGAAGCGCCCCCGCCCCCCGCGCCCGCCGTCATGATCCCGCGGGCGCGGCTACACCCCCACCACCAAGACAG CCGAGAGAATATTTCAAAGAAGCTTAGCCTAGAACTGAGTAGCGAGGCGAAGCTGATCAGCTACTTGGAGTCAGGAGCTGTCAACAATGATGATGAG ATGAGAAGGAAGCATAGTATGGAATCTTCTTACAGCGCGAATAAGGACAGGCATAATAAACAAG GAGCGCTAGTATCAGCTGGATTCAAAGTGTCGACGACCATCAGGCCTGATGAGGCCATCAACATCAAAGAAGATAGGGACGACCTGTCGTCAGTACACAAGGCGGACCTCGAAGCGGACTTAGCAAGATTCGATTCCCTGCGGAAATCTTACAGTCAAGAAGACATTTCGGAATGGACGGATGCTGAGAGAAGAATTGGTGAACT